GAGCAGCAGGCCGCCGTCGAGGCGTTCGCACACGAGCGTGCCACGGATCGACGCCGACCGGCAGGCGAGGCCCGCCCATCCAGCGCGTATCCGCAGGAATTGCACGACGCGTCCGGCTCCTGACAGGACGGTGTCAGGAGGGCTGGCGTAGGCTGGTCCTACAGATGGGGCGGACGCTCCTGCCGATCCCGCTCCCATCGAGTACGCCGATGCCGGAGTTCCTGCATGGCCTCGCTGATCGAGGGCGTGACCTACGCCATTCTCCCGACGGATGACATGCCTCGTGCCCGCCAGTTCTTCACCGAGAAGCTCGGCCTGAGCACCGAGGACGACCAGGGCGACATCTTCAGCCAGTTCACCACGCGGGCGGGTACGATGTGGGCCATCGTGTCGCGGCCGTCGCACGCCGTTCCCCGGGGTGTCGAGCTGTATCTGGAGGTGACGGACGTGGACGAGGCGTTCCGCACCTGGACGGCTCGGGGCGTGGAGACGATCACCGAGCCGGCGGATGCGCCGTTCGGACGGACATTCGCCTTCAAGGACGCGGATGGCCGGGTGCTGCATGCCTGGGCGCCGCTTCAGGGGCGCTGAGCGTGATGGACCTGATGGCGTCTTCGCAGACGAGCATCGTGCCCCGTGCGCCGTTCTCATTCGAGGTGGCGCTGGCTGGGATCATGCAGCGCTACGTCGGCTGGCAGGGCATCTGGGCACACTCCCTGCGCGTAACTGCGTAGGGGCATCCCCGGGGGTATCGCGCGCGAGTATCACGCACGAAAGGCAGCGGCTCCGGCGCGTGGCGTCGCGAGCCACTGCAAGGTGGAGGACTCCCTCACATGGCACAGGTGCTCAACGGCGTCGGCATCGTCGTCGCCGACATGGCCCGATCGCTCGACTTCTACCGACGACTCGGCCTCGACGTGCCCGAGACCCCGCATGAGGGGCACGTCGACATCGCGCTGCCGAACGGGTTTCGGCTGATGCTGGACTCAGAGGCCGAGATGCGGACGTTCATGCCCGGGTGGGTTCGCCAGCACGGCAACCTGTTCAGCCTGGCCTTTCAGTGCGATAGCCCGTCGGAGGTCGACGCGGTCTATGGTGAGATAGTCGGCGCGGGCTATTGCGGCGACAAGGAGCCGTGGGACGCCTTCTGGGGGCAGCGCTACGCCAAGCTGCTCGACCCAGATGGCGTGCCCGTAGACCTCTACGCCACGCTGGAGATGTGACGGCTCTCGCTCGGGTGCGGCGTGGCCGCGTGACGCCGCGTACCCTTGTATGACCGAACGTATGACCGAACGGGGCCCGATCGTCGCAGGCCGTGGCGGTCGGGCGTCCAGATTCGCTGACGGAGGCACGATGGAAGCACGCGTTTCGCTGGTGACGCTCGGCACGCGCGACTTGCAGCGGTCGATCAGCTTTTACCGCGATGGCCTGGGTTGGCCGATGGCCGAGTTCGGCGCGGAGACCGGGCAGGTGGCGTTCTTCCGGACCGGCGGCACGATCCTGACCGTCTACTTGCGCCACCTGCTGGCCGAGGAGGCCGGACAATCACCGGAGGGCAGCGGGTTCGGCGGCATCGTGCTCTCGCACAACGTCCGCACCCGCGACGAGGTGGACACGGCGATCGCCGAGGTCGAGCGGGCCGGCGGCTCGGTGTTGCGGCCGGCCCGAGCGATGGACTGGGGCGGTTACTGCGGGCACGTGGCCGACCCGGACGGGCACATCTGGGAGATCGCCTGGAACCCCGGTTTCCCAATCCTGGAAGACGGGACGCTCCAACTGCCGTAGCCCACTGCCGCAACCCATCGACCTAAAACCGCTGGCAGGCATGTGCGTGCGGTGGACATGCGAAGAGGGCGGCCCCGTCATCAGATGGGGCCGCCCTCTCGTCTGCTTGCGCTGCTGGAGCGCCCTGACCCTGCCGAGGCAGCGACGGTCAGGGCATCAGGCGAGATCAGTCGTTGTCGTTGTCGTCGCCATCGTCGATGACGTTGACCTGGTAGGCGTCGAAGATGCCGTGTGCGCCGTACTCGCCCTGCATGTGGACGTAGTCGCCAAGGCTGATGCCGCTGCGGTTGAGCTGATCGTTGTAGATCCGCGCCCAGACGTTGCCGCCGACCATGCCGATGAGCGCCTCCGGCGGGTTCGTGTCCTTGTGGAGTTCAAGAACCTGACCCTCGATGTTGCGCTCTTCGCTGTTGTCGTTGGTCTTGTCGTCGTTGTTGTCGTTGCTCTGGGCCGGGGCAGCCATGACCACCCGCGCGCCGCCGTCCGTCGGAAACAGCGGCGTGCCGGCGATGCTCGGCAGGGCGAGAGCGGTGGCGATGCCGCCGGTGAGCAGCAGCGCGCGGGCCCAGCGCCCGAAACTCGTCCTCATGGTGCGTCCTCCTGATCGTGCGAGACTGGAGCGCCAGCACCCAGCCGCACATCCTCGGGCTGCGGGGCCGACACGAGGCGTACGCCCGTATCGATACGGCGGGTGGCTGTCCTGAGCGGCTGCCAGCCCGCGCACACTGTCGAAGCAGTCTTCATGCTCCCTACATGATGCCATGGTCTGGCCTGCGATGTCCTGGGTGAACGTAAACATTTTCATAACATCGAAGTAGTTCGATGGCTGGGCGCGCAGACCGCGGCGCATTGTAGGCGAGTCGCGGCTGCGCCTGAACGCTTCGTCTCCTGCGCTCCGCGCCGGGCGATGATGGAGTGTCCGTGCTTCACGTGAAACAATCGGCTGAGAACCGCTGTCCGGGGCCGCCCGGTCCGGTATCCTGACCGCTGAGAGCAGACTGGATTTCTGGCAGGCTGGCCGACCAGGACGGAGAGGGACGCGACGCGCGATGGCAGATGTGGCGGTGATCGGCGCTGGGGCGCTGGGAATGGCCGGGGCACGACGGCTGGCGCAGGGTGGCGCTCGCGTGACGATCTTCGAGCGCGAGGGGCAGGCCGGCGGCCTGACCGCCGGCTTCAAGGTCGGCGGGACGTGGCTCGACAAGTTCTATCACCACATCTTCCGCACCGATACCCGCATGATCGGCCTGTTCGACGAGCTGGGCCTGGGCGACCGGATGCAGTGGTATCGCCCGCCGACGGCCGTCCTGCGTGATGGTGCGATTCGCCGCTTCGATGGCCCGCTCGAAGTCCTCAAGTTCAGCCCGCTCTCGCTGCCGGCCCGCGTGCGCCTCGGCGCGGCGGTGGCCGCTCTCAAGCTCATCCCCGATCCGGAGCGCTTCGAGGGGCAGACCGCTGTCCAGTGGCTCAAGCGGTGGATGGGCCAGGAGGCGTATGAGGTCATCTGGGAGCCGCAGATTCGGGGCAAGTTCGGAGAGTACGCCGAGAGGATCGCGATGCCCTGGTTCTGGGCCAGAATCCACGACCGAACCCCGCAGCTTGGCTATCCGCGCGGCGGCTTCCAGCAGATCTACGAGGCGCTGGCCGCCGATATCCAGCGGCGCGGCGGCACGCTCCAGTTAAACACCGCCGTCGAGCGGATCGAGCGGCGCGGCGAGAAGCTGGTGATCGAGACGGCCGCCGGCCCATCCGAGTACGATGCCGTGCTCTGCTCCCTGCCGACGCGTCTCTTCGTGCAGGTCACCCAGGGGCTTCCCGCCGAGTACGTCGCACGGTTCAGCCAGTCCGGCGAGCATATCTCGGCCCACGTACTGATCCTCGAACTGGACCGCCAGCTACAGTCGGCCTACTGGGTCAGCGTGGCCGACCCTGGCTATCCGTTCGTGGCGCTGGTCGAGCACACCAACTGGATGCCGGCCTCGGAGTACGGCGGCCGCCACCTGGTGTACCTCGGGAACTACCTCCCGAACGACCATGAGCTGTTCAGCCTCTCCGACGCCGAGGTGCTGGAGCGCTTCCTGCCGCACCTGTCGCGGGTGAACCCTGCCTTTGACCGCTCCTGGGTCAAGGCCGCGCACGTCTTCGCCGCGCCGTACGCCCAGCCGATTGTCGGCGTCGGCTACCGCGAGGGGCTGCCGCCGTACCGCACGCCCGTGCCGGGCGTCTGGCTGGCGAACATGGGGCACGTCTACCCGCATGACCGTGGGCAGAACTACAGCGCGATCCTCGGCGAAGAGGTGGCTGAGAAGATCCTGGCGGAACTGCCAAGCTGATTTTCGCCGTATCCCACTCTCCGTCGCCCCAGTAGTGTCCCGTCAAGTGTGTAAGTAGGGATGTGATGTGGCCCTCGTCGTCTGGATCCTCAATCGAGAATCAAACCGCGTGATAGCATTCCGTGTACATGGGTGTTGGTCGTGCCCAGTGATGGTCGTCTCGTAGCCCACCTCGCCCGCTGTACGCCCCTTACCGAGGAGTACGCGAACTGGTCTGATGGTCGGATCCGACTATGCCTCAGGGCGTACCTCACCACGCTGATGCCACCGTTGGACTTCGTCACATCGTCGCGTTGCCTTGTACTCAGGGACGATGCTGTATTGGTTCAGCGCGACCGAGACAGCACTCACATCCTGCCGGGAGGTCGACGCGAGGCGGACGAATCTCCGTTGGAAACCGCCCATCGCGAAGTCGCGGAAGAGTCGGGTTGGATCATCGCAGACCCGGTGCTTGTCGGTTTCATGCACTTCGCTCACCTCACTCCGAAGCCGTCAGGATACGCCTACCCTTATCCTGACTTCGTGCAAGTCGTGTACATGGCCCGGGCGAGGGAGTTTGTGGCGGACGCGAGGCTCGATGACGGGTACGAAGTCGAAACGGTGTTTCGCTCCATCGCTGAAGTTCAAGACATGGGGCTTCCAGCGAGCCAGCGGCTGTTTCTCGATGCGGCGCTTCGCTTGCGTGAGTTGCAGTCCCAGTAACGTAGAGTTGCTGCCTGTCTGACCTTCGCGCTGTTCCCGCGCCTACCATCGTCCTACCCGTCTCAGCCGGGCGACCCTGGAGCGGGCCAGCGCTCGGGCTGGGGTCGCCGGTTCCGCTCGCGCCACTGGAGGCTCTATGCGCATTCCCGGCATCGACCCTGCCCTGGCTGAAGGCCCGATCCTCGCCGTGCTCAAGGCCCAGGCCGAGCGGTGGGGCGCGCCGCTCATCAATCACCTGCTCTACGCTCGCCGCCCCTCGATCTTCCGTGGGGCACGGGCGATGTGGACAGGCCTCGACCAGTCTGGCCTGATCGACGGCAAGCTGCAGGCGCTGATCAATCGGCGGGTGGCCTACCTGAACGGCTGCGCCTTTTGACAGGATATCAATGCTGCCGTGGGCAGCACCCTGGGCATCCCTGACGCGAAGCTGCTGGCGCTTGTGGACTGGGAGTCAAACCCGCTCTTTGACGAGACGGAGCGGCTCGTCCTCGAATACGCCGACGCCATCACCTACACCGACCGCGACGTCTCGGACGAGCTGTTTGCGCGGGTCCGTGCCCGCTTCGACGAGGACAGCATCGTCGAGTTGACGGAGATCGTCGCCTGGGAGAACGCCTCCTCGAAGTTCAACCGGGCGCTGCGGGTGCCGTCGCAAGGCCTCTGGCGGCGGGCCGACCGAGGCTGAGTAATCGGTCGGCCCGGGGCGGTGCACGCGTGCGCCTCGGTTGGGAGCGAACGGGCGCCCGGGATGCCACGCCGCCGCGTTCCTCAGGTACCCTTCTGCGTAGCAGTACGATCCCCGCTCGGGAGCTATCGATGGCAGTCGATCAGGAGCGCCTGTCGTGGCTTGCTTCGGCCACGGCCAGCAAGCAGGACAGGTACACCGCGCACAGCGACGAAATCTGGGAGTACGCCGAGCTACGCTTTCAAGAGAAGAAGTCGGTCGCCGCGCAGATGGCGCTGATGGAGGCCGAGGGCTTCGCCATCACCCCCAACGTGGCGGGCATCCCGACGGCCTTCATGGCCGAGGCTGGCAGTGGCGCTCCGATCATCGGCTTCCTGGGCGAGTACGACGCGCTGGCCGGTCTGAGCCAGCAGGCCGGCGCGCCGGCGCCCCAGCCGCTGGTGGCCGGCGCCGCCGGCCAGGGGTGCGGCCACAACCTGCTGGGGGCCGGCTCGATGCTGGCCGCCGTGCTGGTCAGGGAGTACCTCGCGGCCAACAACCTGCCCGGCACGATTCGCTACTACGGCTGCCCTGGCGAGGAAGGCGGCTCCGGCAAGACGTTTATGGCCCGAGACGGCGCGTTTGACGACCTGGACGCCGCCTTCTGCTGGCACGCCGGCTCGTTCAACGCCGTGATGTCCGTGCGGACGCTGGCGAACATCCAGGTCTACTACCGGTTCAAGGGCCAGGCCTCGCACGCCGCCGGCTCGCCGCACCTGGGCCGCAGCGCCCTGGATGCCGTCGAGTTGATGAACGTCGGCGTGAACTACCTGCGCGAGCACATGCCCACGGACTGCCGCGTCCACTACGCCGTGACCAACACCGGCGGCATCTCCCCTAACGTGGTGCAGGCGAACGCCGAGGTGCTCTACCTCGTGCGTGCCCCCAACGTCGTGCAGGCCCGCGCCCTCTACGAGCGCGTCTGCAAGGTGGCCCAGGGCGCGGCCATGATGACCGAGACGGAGCTGACCATCGAGGTTGACAAGGCCTGCTCGGACGTGCTGCCGAACGCGACCCTGGAGCTGGACCTTTACGACAACCTCAAGGCGATGGGGGCGGTGCCGTTCGACGCCGCCGACCGTGCCTACGCCGAGCAGATCCGGGCCTCCTTCACCGAGGAGCACATCCGGAGCAGCATCGACACCTACGGCGCGGATGTCCCGCTCGATCTGCCGCTGCATGACGGGCTGGTGCCGTTCGACGGGACGGCGCTTCAACGGGCCGGCTCCACCGACGTGGGCGACGTGAGCTGGATCACGCCGACCGCCCAGGTCTACGGCGCGTGCTGGGCCATCGGCACGCCGGGCCACAGCTGGCAGGTGGTGGCGCAGGGCAAGTCGCCGGCGGCCCACAAGGCGATGCTCCACGCCGCGCGGTCGATCGCCGCCACGGCCCTGGATGCCATCCTGACGCCGGAGCTGCTGGAGAAGGCGAAGGCCGAGCTGCGCGAGAAGACGGCCGGCAAGCCGTACCTCTGCCCGATCCCGGCTGACGTCGTGCCGCCGTCGCAGCGCGGCTAGCTCGCGGCCACCCCGCACGCTCATGGGTATTCGGGTCACCCGGCGGCGGCTCCTGGCAGGCGTCTCCGCCGGGGTCGCCGCCGGGCTGCTGCGCCTGTGCCAACCTGACGACGCGCCAGTCGCCGTCGCTGCGCCGCTCGTGCCAGCCCGGCAGGTCTCCCCCGCGCAGACGCCGAGCGTGGTGACCATCCACTGGCTGTTGCCCGCCGATCTTGGCCTGGAGCGGGATTTTGCCCTCAGCTTCATCCAGCAGTTCAACCGCCAGACCGACGATCTGGAGATCGAGGCCACGTTCGAGCCGTGGGCGACCTACCCGGCCGCGCTCGCCGCCGCCCTCACCAGCGATGCGCCGCCGGACCTCGTGCATCTGGGGGCGGAGATCGTGCAGGAGCACGGGCTGCACGGCCTGCTGACCGACCTGCTGCCCCGCATGCGGCAGACCGGACCGGCGCCAGAAGCCTTCTTCCCCTACCTGGTGGAGCAGATGACGGACTTCCGGACGCGCTCCCGCGTCTGGGCCGTCCCCAAGGAGGGGCACCTCTACGTCGTCTACTGCAACAAGGAGCTGTTCGACCGCGCCGGCGTGCCCTACCCACGGCCGGGCTGGACCCTCGAAGAGTTCCGCGAGGCCGCCCGCCGCCTGACGCTCGACGAGAACGGCAATCCCGTGACCAGCCCGCGGTTCAACCCGCGGCGCATCGCCTGCTGGGGCATGGATTGGGGCAGCAGCGGAGCGGACGCCCCGCTGCCGGGCCTCGATCACTGGCAGATGCTGGCCTGGGCGCAGGCCGGGCCGTGGTTCAGTGACGATCTGCGGCGGGGCCAGCTTGCCGATCCTGACCACATCGCCTTTGTACGCCAGATTGTCGAGATGCGCTGCCAGGATCGTGTCATCCCAGGGGTCGAGGTGCGCCTCCCTGACGACAATGGCGACCGCTGGCGTCAGGGGCAGGTGGCGATGTGCATCGCCCACTACGCGCAGACCTACTTCTACGAGCGGGAGCGCCGCCGCTTCGACTACGACATCGTGCCGGCGCCGGCCGGGCCGCGCGGGCAGTTCGCTGCCGGTACCGGTAGTGGCTGGGCCATCCCCAGCCGTTCGACGCAGCCGGACGCCGCCTGGGCCTTGCTGCGGTTCCTGGTGGCGCCCGCGCAGCAATTGCCCGTTGTGCGAGCCAAGCGCTGGGGCGCAGCGCTCATCTCGACCGCCGAAGCCCTGCAGCCGGAGAACGGCGTGCCGGCCGGGTTCAGGGCCGCGCTCCTCGATCCGCTGTTCGGGCGGTCCGCGGTGCAGGTTCGCCCGATCCGCTATCCTCCCTACCTCGAGCAGATGGCGCAGATCTGGCGGGGGGAGTTCGGCGACCTCTTCAGTTGCAGCCCCGTCGACCTTGCCGAGGCGCTCCGTCGGGCCGAGCCGCGGATCCAGGCCCTGCTGGACCGGGCCTGGACGGTCTGACCGTCCAGGCCCGGCCGGGGCTGCGCCGTCGTGCGACGTGCCGGCCCCGGCTGCGTGACGTGCGTGCCCCGGCTGCGTGCCTCACTCGCTACAGCCGGTAGAAGCGCGTGGCCGTGTCGCGGAACAGGTCCGCTTTGACGCTCGCGCTGGCCCCCTGGGCGAGCCGCTTGCAGGCGTTCCAGTACGCCGCGTAGGGGTACGCGCCCTTGTCGACCGGGAAGTTGCTCTCGAACATGCAGCGCGCTGAGCCGAACGCTTCAACACAGGTGTCCACGTACGGCTGGCACGCTGCGGCGAGCGCTTCAGAGGATGGTGGCCGCGGCAGCTCGTGGAAGCCGTTGCCGTAGCGGCCCATCCCCATGCCGCCGAGCTTGACGTGGACGTTCTGGCAGGTCGCCAGCTCGCGGATCGACTGTGCCCAGGTCTGGAACACCTCGTCGCGGCGGCCGGCGTACGGCCCGACGCCGAGCGGCGCGCCGATGTGGTTCAGCACGATGGGCGTGTCCGGGTAGGCGCGGGCCAGGGCGGTCAGCTCGTCGAGCTGCGGATGGTAGAGCCAGGCGTCGAAGGAGAGGCCGAGCGGTGCGAGCCGGGAGAAACCCTCGCGGAAGGTGGGATCGCCGAGCAGGCCGGGCTGGACCTGGGCGCTTGCGCCAACCTCGGCGTCCCAGGCCACGGCGTGGCGGATGCCCTTGAACCGTCCGCCCGGGCCGCCGGCGGCCTGGATGTGCGCTTCGAGCACCTCCTGGACGTGCGCGCCGAGCAGCAAGTCGGCAAAGCCCACAATGCCGGCGCAGACGCGGGTGGGACCGTAGTTGCCGCTGGCGCTCATCGCCGCGATGCCGTTGACGAACTCGGTCTCGCCCACCGGCTGCATCGCCTCGGGGCCGCCGGCGCGGTGCATCGACCAGCACTGCAAGAACACCGTCGCGGTGATGGTGTGCCCGGTGTTCAGATCGGCCAGGAGTTCGTCGAGCAGGTAGCGGGTGTCCCAGTCGGGCACGTCCCACAGGTGATGGTGCGGGTCCACGATCGGCAGCTCTGGCTCGATGATCTCTTCCTGCCACTGCGCCAGCCACTCCTGGCGAATGGGCGGGTCCATGCGGTGCCTGAGGGCGGGCGCACTCGGAGACGACATCGGCGGCATCCTCCAGCAGCGGATACGAGCGTCACGCCTGGAGAGTCTACCCCGGCGGCGTGCTGCACGGCGGGAGTTGACGAAAGACGCGGAAATGCGA
The Chloroflexota bacterium genome window above contains:
- a CDS encoding NUDIX hydrolase; protein product: MDFVTSSRCLVLRDDAVLVQRDRDSTHILPGGRREADESPLETAHREVAEESGWIIADPVLVGFMHFAHLTPKPSGYAYPYPDFVQVVYMARAREFVADARLDDGYEVETVFRSIAEVQDMGLPASQRLFLDAALRLRELQSQ
- a CDS encoding VOC family protein — encoded protein: MEARVSLVTLGTRDLQRSISFYRDGLGWPMAEFGAETGQVAFFRTGGTILTVYLRHLLAEEAGQSPEGSGFGGIVLSHNVRTRDEVDTAIAEVERAGGSVLRPARAMDWGGYCGHVADPDGHIWEIAWNPGFPILEDGTLQLP
- a CDS encoding amidohydrolase, giving the protein MSSPSAPALRHRMDPPIRQEWLAQWQEEIIEPELPIVDPHHHLWDVPDWDTRYLLDELLADLNTGHTITATVFLQCWSMHRAGGPEAMQPVGETEFVNGIAAMSASGNYGPTRVCAGIVGFADLLLGAHVQEVLEAHIQAAGGPGGRFKGIRHAVAWDAEVGASAQVQPGLLGDPTFREGFSRLAPLGLSFDAWLYHPQLDELTALARAYPDTPIVLNHIGAPLGVGPYAGRRDEVFQTWAQSIRELATCQNVHVKLGGMGMGRYGNGFHELPRPPSSEALAAACQPYVDTCVEAFGSARCMFESNFPVDKGAYPYAAYWNACKRLAQGASASVKADLFRDTATRFYRL
- a CDS encoding NAD(P)/FAD-dependent oxidoreductase → MADVAVIGAGALGMAGARRLAQGGARVTIFEREGQAGGLTAGFKVGGTWLDKFYHHIFRTDTRMIGLFDELGLGDRMQWYRPPTAVLRDGAIRRFDGPLEVLKFSPLSLPARVRLGAAVAALKLIPDPERFEGQTAVQWLKRWMGQEAYEVIWEPQIRGKFGEYAERIAMPWFWARIHDRTPQLGYPRGGFQQIYEALAADIQRRGGTLQLNTAVERIERRGEKLVIETAAGPSEYDAVLCSLPTRLFVQVTQGLPAEYVARFSQSGEHISAHVLILELDRQLQSAYWVSVADPGYPFVALVEHTNWMPASEYGGRHLVYLGNYLPNDHELFSLSDAEVLERFLPHLSRVNPAFDRSWVKAAHVFAAPYAQPIVGVGYREGLPPYRTPVPGVWLANMGHVYPHDRGQNYSAILGEEVAEKILAELPS
- a CDS encoding extracellular solute-binding protein, which produces MGIRVTRRRLLAGVSAGVAAGLLRLCQPDDAPVAVAAPLVPARQVSPAQTPSVVTIHWLLPADLGLERDFALSFIQQFNRQTDDLEIEATFEPWATYPAALAAALTSDAPPDLVHLGAEIVQEHGLHGLLTDLLPRMRQTGPAPEAFFPYLVEQMTDFRTRSRVWAVPKEGHLYVVYCNKELFDRAGVPYPRPGWTLEEFREAARRLTLDENGNPVTSPRFNPRRIACWGMDWGSSGADAPLPGLDHWQMLAWAQAGPWFSDDLRRGQLADPDHIAFVRQIVEMRCQDRVIPGVEVRLPDDNGDRWRQGQVAMCIAHYAQTYFYERERRRFDYDIVPAPAGPRGQFAAGTGSGWAIPSRSTQPDAAWALLRFLVAPAQQLPVVRAKRWGAALISTAEALQPENGVPAGFRAALLDPLFGRSAVQVRPIRYPPYLEQMAQIWRGEFGDLFSCSPVDLAEALRRAEPRIQALLDRAWTV
- a CDS encoding amidohydrolase; the encoded protein is MAVDQERLSWLASATASKQDRYTAHSDEIWEYAELRFQEKKSVAAQMALMEAEGFAITPNVAGIPTAFMAEAGSGAPIIGFLGEYDALAGLSQQAGAPAPQPLVAGAAGQGCGHNLLGAGSMLAAVLVREYLAANNLPGTIRYYGCPGEEGGSGKTFMARDGAFDDLDAAFCWHAGSFNAVMSVRTLANIQVYYRFKGQASHAAGSPHLGRSALDAVELMNVGVNYLREHMPTDCRVHYAVTNTGGISPNVVQANAEVLYLVRAPNVVQARALYERVCKVAQGAAMMTETELTIEVDKACSDVLPNATLELDLYDNLKAMGAVPFDAADRAYAEQIRASFTEEHIRSSIDTYGADVPLDLPLHDGLVPFDGTALQRAGSTDVGDVSWITPTAQVYGACWAIGTPGHSWQVVAQGKSPAAHKAMLHAARSIAATALDAILTPELLEKAKAELREKTAGKPYLCPIPADVVPPSQRG
- a CDS encoding VOC family protein gives rise to the protein MASLIEGVTYAILPTDDMPRARQFFTEKLGLSTEDDQGDIFSQFTTRAGTMWAIVSRPSHAVPRGVELYLEVTDVDEAFRTWTARGVETITEPADAPFGRTFAFKDADGRVLHAWAPLQGR
- a CDS encoding VOC family protein: MAQVLNGVGIVVADMARSLDFYRRLGLDVPETPHEGHVDIALPNGFRLMLDSEAEMRTFMPGWVRQHGNLFSLAFQCDSPSEVDAVYGEIVGAGYCGDKEPWDAFWGQRYAKLLDPDGVPVDLYATLEM